Within bacterium (Candidatus Blackallbacteria) CG13_big_fil_rev_8_21_14_2_50_49_14, the genomic segment ATATTCAGGCCGAACAAGCCCGTCTGCGGCGATATTCAGGCCGAACAAGCCCGTCTGCGGCGGGGAGACCGTTCTCAGCGCCCTTTGCCGCTTGAATTACAGGGTACGCCTCTGGCCGAAGCCACTCCCCAGACGCTTAAAAAACTCTACCGTCAGCTGGCACGGCGTTGGCATCCTGATCAAGGGGGCGATGCGGAGGTGTTTTTGGCTTTGCAACGCAGCTATGAATATCTCTTGCGCTATTGGGGGCTTTAGACACTTTGCAGGGCATGCAGTTCGGCATAGGCCCCTGCTTGCGCCAAAAGTTCCTGGTGTTTGCCACTTTCGAGCAGTTCTCCATATTTCAGCACGAGAATTTTATCTGCTTCCTGAATGGTGCTGAGACGGTGGGCGATCATAAAGGCCGTGCGGCCTTCTAAGAGGGTATGCAGGGCTTTTTGCATCTGGCGCTCGGTTTGGGGGTCAATATGGCTGGTGGCCTCATCCAGAACCAGCAGGGCCGGTTGTCGCAGCAGGGCCCGTGCAAAGCTCAGCAATTGTTTTTCTCCTGCGCTCAGGTTTTGCGCGTTTTCAAGCAATTCAGTCTGGTAGCCCTTAGGCAGGCGTTCAATCACTGTATCCAGTCCAATTTCCTGCAAGGTGGGTAAAATGGCCTCTGGGGTGAGATCGGGCTCTCCCAAAACCAGGTTTTCATGAATACTGCCGGGAAAGAGCATCACGTCCTGCAGAACCAGTCCCACGCGACGGCGCCAGGTGCCGGGGTCGAGTTCCTGTAGATCAAGGCCATTGATGAAAATTTTACCCTTTTGGGGTTGGTAAAAGCGCAGAATCAGATTGATCAGAGTGGTTTTGCCACTGCCGGTTGGCCCAATCAAGGCCCAGTGTTCTCCTGCCGGGCAGTCAAAGGAAATATCCTTCAAGACCCAGTCGCTGTCTTCGTGATAGCGGAACCAGACGTTTTCAAAACGAATATGGCAGGCCGCGCTGGCGGGCAAAGCCAGGGGGGCTTCGGGTTCAGGGTAAAGACGCTCTTCATCGAGCAGATCAAAGATTCGCGCTGCTGCGGCAATGCCTTTCTGAAACTCATTGAACTGGGCTGAAAGGAACATAATCGGCACGAAAAACTGGTGAATAAAACTCATAAACAGCACCAGACTGCCGATTGTGAGCGTTCCCTGGCGTACCTGGTTGCCCCCCAACCACAGCACGAGCACAATGCCGATGCTCTGAATCAGAAAGAGAAAATTGAAAAAGCTGTTAAACAGCACCGTAATGCTGCGATCCTGACGGTATTTCTGTTTGCTGCGCGACCCCAGTTCTTCGAGCACGGTGGCTTCCTGACCAAAGATTTGAATCGTGGCCATGCCCTGCACCATTTCGGTGATATAGCCATTGACCTCGGCCACATAGCGCCTTACCGCCACCAGCCGGGGAGCCATAAAGCGGTTAAAGCCCAGTGCAGCCAGCAGAATCAGGGGGCAAAGCCCCACCACATACAGAGCCAGGGTCAGATTGTATTTGAAACCCATGACGATAAACATGCCCAGTACAATTACGAAATTGCCCAGTACCTGGGTTAGTACAGAGGTAAACAGCACCTTCATGGCATTGGCGTCGGTTTCAATCCGTGAAACCAGTTTGCCTGTGCTGTTCTGATCAAAATAAGGCAAATCCAAGCTGAGCAGATGGGCAAAGGCCTTGTTTTTTAAACCGGCCAGAATTTTCTGACCGGTGGTTTCAAGCCAAATCAGCTCATAATAATTGGCGCTAAAGCCCGCCACAATCAAAAGTGCATAGGCTCCCAGCAGACTGAGCAGGCCGGGAAAATTGCCTTTGCTGATATAGCGGTCAATCGCGATTTGTAAAATCACCGGCCCGAGCAGGCGCAAAAGCGAACCCAGCAACAAAAGCCCCAGGCAAAGTGCAAAAATCTTGGCATGGGGCTTGAGCCAGGGCAGCAAGCGGCGCACCAGTTCGCGTTGGCTGAAACCGGGGGGCAGCTGCTCTGTTTCGTCCTGCATGGAGGTTAGCTGAAGACCACCATGCGGGTATCGCAGAATTCTTCGCGGGCCTGCAGCTTTTGCAGCAGTTCAGGGGAGAGGGCTTCATCGATATTGATGACCATGACTGCAGCGCCCCGACGGGTTTGACGGCCCAACTGAATTCCACTGATATTGATATCGTTCTGGCCTAAAAACTCACCGACCATGCCGACCATGCCGGGTTTATCGGGGTGGGGAAGCACCAGCAGGCAACCTTGGGGCACGCAGCTCAGGGGGAAGCCATCAATATTCACGATCCGCTCCTGTTTTTCACCCAGAATCGATCCGGCCACCTTGCGGGTACCCTCTGAGAAATTGACTTCTACCTGAATCAAATTGGCGTAATCATGAGATTCTGAGGCTTTTGCTTCGGTGATTGCAATGCCGCGCTCTTTGGCCAAGAGCAAGACATTGACATAATTGACCCGTTCTTTGAGGGTTGGGCTGAGCAATCCGTGCATCACGGCTACTTTCAGCGGGGCTGTGGGCTTTTCTGCCAATTCTCCGAAATAGGTGATCCGCACTTCGCGAATGGCGCAGCTTTGCAGTTGGCCAATAAAACTGCCCAGCTTTTCGGCCAGTGGGAAGAAGGGGCGCACTTCCTGCATGAGATGGGGCATCAGGCTGGGGATATTGATGGCGTTTTGCGCCTGTTCCCCACGCAATACAGCGGCCACTTGTTCGGCCACGTCCAGGGCCACGTTGATTTGGGCTTCTTCGGTGGAAGCTCCCAGGTGAGGGGTCAAGACCACCTTATGACCCAAGGCCTGCAAGGGGCTGTCTTTGAGGGGTTCCTGTTCGAATACATCGAGGGCCGCGCCTCCCACCTTTCCTGATTCCAGGGCGGCGATCAGGGCGGGGGTATCAATCAATTCGCCCCGTGCGCAGTTGATAATGCGAACCCCGGTTTTCATTTTTGCCAGGGTCTGCTCATTGATCATATGAAAGGTTTCTGGGGTTTTGGGCACATGCAGGGTGATCACGTCGGCTGCTTGGTAAAGGCTGGGCAGATCCACGACCTCGACTTCCAATTGGGCAGCCCGTTCAGCATTGATAAAAGGATCATAGCCGACCAGATGCATGCCCAGGCTTTTGGCGACCCGCGCGACATGCGAGCCAATTTTACCCAGCCCGACAATGCCCAGGGTTTTGCCATAGAGCTCATTGCCGGTAAAATCTTTGCGGCGCCATTCGTTCTGTTTCAGTGAGGCGTCAGCCGCCGGAATCGAACGTGAGAGCGCCATCATCAGCCCCAGGGTGTGCTCGGCGGCTGCAATCGTATTGCCTTCGGGCGAATTGACAACCACAATCCCATATTGGGTGGCGGCAGGTACGTCAATATTGTCGACGCCCACCCCTGCACGGGCAATAATTTTCAGTTTGCCTGCGGCGGCCTCCAGGGCCTTGGCGCTGACTTTGGTCTGGCTGCGCACCAG encodes:
- a CDS encoding phosphoglycerate dehydrogenase — protein: MTARVLVCDHIHSSAVEILRPLAEITEVGPLSEAELCAQIGQYDALLVRSQTKVSAKALEAAAGKLKIIARAGVGVDNIDVPAATQYGIVVVNSPEGNTIAAAEHTLGLMMALSRSIPAADASLKQNEWRRKDFTGNELYGKTLGIVGLGKIGSHVARVAKSLGMHLVGYDPFINAERAAQLEVEVVDLPSLYQAADVITLHVPKTPETFHMINEQTLAKMKTGVRIINCARGELIDTPALIAALESGKVGGAALDVFEQEPLKDSPLQALGHKVVLTPHLGASTEEAQINVALDVAEQVAAVLRGEQAQNAINIPSLMPHLMQEVRPFFPLAEKLGSFIGQLQSCAIREVRITYFGELAEKPTAPLKVAVMHGLLSPTLKERVNYVNVLLLAKERGIAITEAKASESHDYANLIQVEVNFSEGTRKVAGSILGEKQERIVNIDGFPLSCVPQGCLLVLPHPDKPGMVGMVGEFLGQNDINISGIQLGRQTRRGAAVMVINIDEALSPELLQKLQAREEFCDTRMVVFS